A single genomic interval of Corvus cornix cornix isolate S_Up_H32 chromosome 1, ASM73873v5, whole genome shotgun sequence harbors:
- the NEK3 gene encoding serine/threonine-protein kinase Nek3 isoform X5: protein MSLPLKNHLKILHWFVQMCLAVKHIHDKRVLHRDIKSKNVFLTQSGKVKLGDFGSARLLAHPMSYACTYVGTPYYVPPEIWESLPYNNKSDIWSLGCILYELCTLKHPFQANSWKHLILKICKGSYDPLPSHYSYELHYLIKQMFKRNPQNRPSASTILSRGCLAKLVKNCFPSEMANEFEQVLKETKKHEGNASRPKGSVMVGGSSNNKTENRRRKDESSKHSPLERKNAEGLSEGTREQKKSYQEVSASAVLPGSTDLSHAHRRQWEKRISNTVLDVLENASLLSSSFTPEETESGGVINYSENKPRKQWNKEPPQTLMNMLSNADVSLAFKTYTIYKPASENILRGPLSDESKASDEVDGEHEAVVVDSERLEPRSDEDDTDFEEDDPDWVLELKMVLKQND from the exons ATCCTTCACTGGTTTGTGCAGATGTGCCTGGCTGTGAAGCACATTCATGATAAACGTGTGCTGCACAGGGACATAAAATCCAAG AATGTCTTCCTCACTCAAAGTGGAAAAGTCAAATTGGGAGATTTTGGATCTGCACGCCTTCTTGCACA TCCAATGTCATATGCTTGCACCTATGTGGGAACTCCTTATTACGTACCTCCAGAAATATGGGAAAGCCTGCCATACAACAACAAAAG TGATATATGGTCTCTGGGGTGTATTCTGTATGAGCTGTGCACTCTAAAACACCCG tttcaAGCCAATAGCTGGAAACATCTCATCCTTAAGATATGCAAAGGGTCCTACGATCCACTTCCATCTCACTATTCCTATGAACTTCATTACTTAATAAAACAGATGTTTAAGAGAAATCCCCAGAATCGTCCATCAGCCAGTACTATTCTTTCAAGAGGTTGCTTAGCCAAACTtgtaaaaaattgttttccttctgag ATGGCAAATGAGTTTGAGCAGGTATTAAAGGAAACCAAGAAACATGAAGGCAATGCATCAAGACCAAAGG GTAGTGTCATGGTTGGTGGAAGCTCAAACAATAAGACAGAAAATAGA CGAAGGAAAGATGAAAGTAGCAAGCATAGCCccttagaaaggaaaaatgctgagGGTTTGAGTGAAGGCACGAGGGAACAAAAGAAATCTTATCAAGAAG TATCAGCTTCTGCTGTCCTCCCAGGAAGTACTGATTTGTCACACGCCCACAGGAGGCAATGGGAAAAGAGGATATCCAATACTGTACTGGATGTCCTGGAAAATGCAtccttgctttcttccagttttaCACCTGAAGAGACTGAAA GTGGTGGTGTTATAAACTACAGTGAAAATAAGCCACGGAAGCAGTGGAACAAGGAACCTCCTCAGACCCTGATGAACATGCTCAGCAATGCAGATGTCAGCTTAGCATTTAAAACATACACAATTTATAAACCAG cttCTGAAAACATATTAAGAGGTCCACTTTCTGATGAAAGCAAAGCATCTGATGAAGTAGATGGTGAACATGAAGCTGTTGTCGTAGATTCTGAGAGACTTGAGCCTAGATCTGATGAAGATGACAC GGACTTCGAGGAAGATGACCCGGACTGGGTGTTGGAACTGAAAATGGTATTGAAACAGAATGACTGA